ACTCACAGTTTCCATCTTCACCACCCTGCACAGGGTCAAAGAGGATCCTAAACGAACAGTGAATGCTGGGTAGAGAGGCTCGCTGAACGTGGTGTGGAAGGTATGATGAGAGTTTTTGTGTGGTCAGACACCaagtagaaggacagagtgccggCTGGCCAGTCCAGAAACAGTCCCAGTCTCTTTGGAGTGACCAGGAATGCTTGGATGTCAACGTGTGGGACCCGTATAAAGGTTTCCTTAAGGTTGTGTCGGAAGGAGTAACCCTTCACCGAGGTGATGCTGAAACACCAGCTTCTGTCACTACGGTCAATTTCTATGTCCCAGTGTCCCTTCCTCGGTAGGCTCTTATATGCAACACCAATATTCACAAATGCTTCCCAGTCCACCTCCCAGTAGCAGCGCCCAGTCAGAGCCTCTCGACACAGCACCTGACTCGTTTGGTCAAATCtctctggatgatcaggatacgACTGCTGTTCATGAGTGTAGCTCACGTTCTTGTTGCACTGAGACAGAAGCAGCTGTTTATTCACAGTGTTGGGGTCGAATGTGAGATCACAGGCATCTATGAAAGAAATGCAGTGAGTTAAGCTTCAGCTCAGTCGATGTTATAGAGAAACTCAGTGACACTTACACTTGTTCAGAAGCTGTGGGTCGACCCAGTGCTCTTCATTGTGGTCCACACTGAGGCAGAGAAGCAGAAAGGTCTCAGCTTTGGAGCAAATAAAGAGACGTGAACTTTAAAGCATGAACGTGTGATGTGAATGTAAACAGAAAATCTTTGGAACATGATcacatgttttaaaatgtttcacatAAGTTCTTAAATCTCAGTCTGGTCTGCTGATGGGGACACCAGGACCTGCTACAATCTCCTCGCTCCTTACTACAGCCCAGGTTAACTGAGTGTAACTTCACTTAAACTTCATAGCTGCAGAGGTAACAGCGACTGATGTCAGGTCACATTGGACTGTGGTTCAACATGTTCACCTTAGCTTGAACAAGCTGCTGGACCAAAGAGGACCACCATGTGGTTTGGATGTTGGGGTCAAACTAGTCTCGAGTCCCTGACACAGAAATCAGTCCACAGACTGTTGAACACAACCAAGACAGTCGATGAAGGTCTGCAATCAGCTGGTTAAGCAGTTCTAGCCATACAGCAACATTTTCTGGATAAACAGCCACATATTAGAAAAACATAGTTTAGGGAGCTATATATAACCTGTATATACTACACAGTGTACCGACTTGAGCGTTTCCAGTCTACATTCTGGGTCTTCCAGTCGTTCAGACAGCAGTTTCACTCCTGACACTCAGGAtggttgtagctcaggtcccAGCTCTCTCAGGTGGGagggggttggacttcagagctgaggccagagagaCACAACCTTCCTCTGTGATCCCACAACATGACAGCCTGGAGAGAAAATAGCTCTTACTAAAGCAAAAGGCTTTGCTACTCTTCACTGTTACCACACATGTTGCAGAGTATTTGGACTCCATGGAGCTCGAGCTGCCATCAGTACCTCAGTGTTTCCAGGCTACAGTTTAAACTCCCAAGTCCAACAGACAGCAGCTGCACACCTACATCCTTCAGGTCGTTGCAGCTGAGGTCAAGCTCTCTCAGCTGGGAGTTAGAGCTGAGAACGGAGGCAAACACCTGCCAGCAGTTATTTTTCAGGAAACAACCAGGCATGctgcaaacaaagcaaaacatctgAACATCATaacctgcagagagaaaatgaaaaatgatccTTCCACTAACTGCAGGTACCTGAACCGCTCCAGTTTACAGACTGGACCAATCAAGGCAGAAGGAATCACAGTCAGCAGGTGTGACTCATCACTGAAGTCTCCACAGTTTCCAATGGTCTTCACATCAtttgtataatatccactgtaATCCTCTGAATAACTGCATAAGCAGTTAATCAAATCAAGTGCCTTCAGAGGTGACAGGTGTGATCGAAGGACAGAAACCAGTCTGTGACAGTCCCTACAGTCTAGAGAAAACCCAGATAACCTGTACGAAACACACACCAGTTTAGAAACTAATGTAGAGACGACTGTTTAGATGTACTGAGGTCAGTTACCGTAGTTTAGTCGTCGTATGGTACATGACTGTAGTTACATAAAGATTTCAGATTTTGAAAGAATTTCACTAAAGAAGTTTTAACCTGCAGAAACCGTTTTTAAACTGACCTCAGTGTCTCCAGTTTACAGTCAGGACCTTCCAGTCCAGCAAAGAGATCAGAAGGAAAACCATCACTGACGTTAGAAAAATACACCAGGCTGAGCTCTGTTAAACAAGAGTCCGCTGACTGAAGAATGGACAGCAGCACGTCTAAGCAATCTTTGCTTAACTGATCGTTCTTGAGTCTGCAGAATCggaacaaaagcaaaaatatttattcatcaaatcccagatAATCATAGAAAGTGCTACAAGGTCACACCAATGTGGTTTTATGTGTATCACACCTGATGTAGTTCTGACCTAACTTTAAATCTAACAGAGCTTCCATCAGGAACTGGATCATTTCTGTTTCACTCATTGTGGTGTCACAAGTTTGCTTGAAAATTCCATAAttatttgaaaacatttttccgatgtttttatttcctttattttttgacACAGTCCTTGACTGTTTAATATTTACATAAAATTGTGATGGACTACAAATCAAACAGAGTTGGATGGTTCAAATCTTTGTACATGACATTAACTGTGAGATTTAATCCTTGTTCGATGCTGTTGGTCAATAAAACGTTGAGCCAAACAGTAGAAGCAACACTGAGCAATAATGTGTTTCTGGAAGTTTGGAAATTTGTCAGAGACAGAGTTGTTGCGAAACCAGCGAGATTACATCTGACACAAAGCTAATGTGATCTCTTAGTTTTGGCTATTTGATggaaataaattcaaacatccatcctctctcttccacttctccttttcagggtcgctgggcgctggagcccatcccagctgtcttagggcgagaggtggggtacaccctggacaggtcaccagtctgtcacagggctaacacatagacacagacaaccattcacaccaatTTAGATTTCCCCCattatccccactaactgcatttcttcagactgtgggaggaagccagagtacgcgcagagaacccacgcaaacacaaggagaacatgcaaactccacacagaaagacccctgatggtggaactgaactcaggacagtttaaacatatttaatactttattttaaatatcatgTGAACTACTTACACAGCCTTCTTGCAGTTCTTCATTTGCTGGACAAGTTTCTCAGTCCCAATAAACGGTGTAACAGAATTTGTCAGATCAAGTTCCTCGAGCACTTCCCCTGATATCTGCATCATGGTCGACAGTACTGCACAGTCGATGGTCGAGAGCTTTGCTCCTGAATCCAGATACATTCTGATGTCATCCTGAAATCTCTCTTCCTTCAGCTCAAACTTGCAGAGGAAAAGGTTCATGTACCTCTCTCGTGGGATGTCTTTGACATGGAAATTCTTCAGGTATCCCTTCATCTCTTCGGTGGTGTCCGAGCTGCTCTTTACCTGTGGCAGTAAACTCTGCAGCATTGTTTGATTGGACTCCAGAGAAAATCCAaggaagaaacacagaaacagatcGAACTGACCTTTCTCGCTTTGCAAAGCTTTATCCACAACCTTTTTCTGCAAATCCAGAAAGCTCAGATCTGTCGGATCAACACCCAGGAAAGACTTCAAAGTACTGAGGTTGTCCGACAGGATGCAGTGGTACATGTAGAGAGCTGCAAGAAACTCCTGAAAGCTTAAATGCACAAAGCTGAACATCTTTTTCTTGTACAGGCCTCGTTCTTCCTTAAGAATCTCTGAGCAAAATCCACAAAACACTGACGCTTCATCAACATCGATGCCACTTTCTGTGAGGTCGTCTTCATAGAATATgatgtttcctttctgcagctgttcAAATGCCAACTTGGACAGGTTTAAAAGCATGGCAGAGTTCTGGGTTTGAGACTTCTTCTGTTTGGACCTCTTCTTGGAGCTTTTCCCTGCATATTTCTGTCTTGTTCTTTGTGTTTGAATTAGTAAGTAATAAATGTACAGCTCTGTCATCGTTGTGATGCTGCGGCTCCTCTCATTACTCAATCCTTTCCTAAACACCTCAGCGATGATCCAGCAAAACACTGGGATATGGCCCATGAAATAGAAGCTGATCATTCCTCTAAGACGAGACAGGATTTCTCCTGCCTGATTAGCAGTCCTGAATCTCTTCCTAAAGTACGACTCTTTTTGTTGCTCAGTGAAACCTTGGACTTCTGTCATCTGGTCAATGTATTTAGAAGGTAtctgactggcagctgcaggtCTGGATGTTACCCAGAGCAGAGCGCGAGGCAGCAGGTTGCCTTGGATGAGGTTGGTCAGCAGCACATCGACTGTTGATCTTTCATCTATTTCACTTATTCTCACAGCTCCATCAAAGTCCAGTGGAAATCTGCTTTCATCCAAACCATCGAAGATGAACAGCACTTGCTTGTGAACAAGCTGCTGTGTACCTTCTAGGGGTTTTATTTCAGGGTAGAAGTGAAGGAGAAGCTGCAGCAGACTGTAGTCGGCATCTCTGAGCATGTTCAGCTCTCTAAAGGGGAGCACAAAGATGAAATCAATGTGCTGGTTAGATTTTCTTTCAGCCCAGTTTACAGCAAAGCTTTGGACAGCAAATGTCTTTCCAATGCCAGCGATGCCTTTCATCATCACTCTTTGGATTGTCTTGTCTCTTGCTGGTTGTTGCTGAACATGAATTCTTCCTGGTTTAAAGATATTTAGGAAATTGATCTGTTGATCGTTCACCTGTGAAAATGATGACTGCAGATGTGGGACATTAAAGTGATCTAGAATCTCATGTGATATGGAACCAAATTCCTGAACCTGCTGAGTGACGTAGAGTTTTGTGTAGACGCTGTCAAGTCGAGACCGACTATCCGATGTGCCCTCATTTATCCAGGTAAACTTTTCCTGGAGATGGTCTTTAAGCTTTTGTTTAACACTCTCCACGACTTTATCCTGCTCCATGTTAGCAGCTCTATCTTCTCCACACTGAACTTAGTTCTCCTGTCACCTCTTGTCCTTTTGTCTCTGGAATCCTAAAAGGAATATAAAACCTGAAAGcaaggagaaaataaaatgtacttttCCCTGGAGCACCACAGTGTAATCGTATCAGTCATATTGTTGGATTACCATCTACACAGCAGACTTCCTGCACAGCAGTGACAGATACATCCTCAGAATATTTCAGGAGGATGTAACAGTTGGCTTAATCATTAGACATGAGGAGGAGTACAGAGGAGCAATTAAGGACTTTGTGGATTGGAGTGAATGCAGTCATCTCCATCATCACACTGCAACACAAAAGTGATGTTTGTGGGCAGAGACGGGCAGTAAAGAGTTACAAGTAACacaagggattactattgcaaaaaagtagttagattactgttactttcctataagcacgctgcgttactaaactgtgattttgattgtgagagtgtctcatgacaataaTGTAAAGTGTGTGACGCCCttggcagcaacagacgtgtgcagatcaacaatggataatatggtgcgagagagagtacgaccatgcagtgtttaaagcctggaagtaatcacattactttaagttttagtccataaaaagtgacaaaaacatcgGTTTCCGCTCTACACTCTGCGTGgcaagaaaacttctttctacagcaaaaaatgaaaaaatctgAGCGAGCAgcgagcacgctgccacgggaatgtgacattcacagagaaacccccggatgcccccactgacatgaccgctgtggacaaacctccacccgccccacagcacagaaacagctttagtgaaggttacaaatgatcttcttatggcctctgacagtggactcatctctgtgcttgtcctgctagacctcagtgcagcgttcgatactgtcgaccataatatcctattagagcgattagagcacgctgtaggtattacaggtactgcactgcagtggtttgtatcatatctatctaatagactccagtttgtgcatgtaaatggagagtcctcttcactcactatgtgttaacagacctctctgcactgaatcatatctgttattaatctctgtctctcttccacagcatgtctttatcctgtcttccttctctcaccccaaccaatcacagcagatggccccgcccctccctgagcctggttctgccggaggtttcttcctgttaaaagggagtttttccttcccactgtcgccaaagtgcttgcttatagggggtcatatgattgttgggtttttctctgtatgtattattgtagggtcgaccttacagtata
This genomic stretch from Pelmatolapia mariae isolate MD_Pm_ZW unplaced genomic scaffold, Pm_UMD_F_2 NODE_ptg000565l+_length_21157_cov_1, whole genome shotgun sequence harbors:
- the LOC134623331 gene encoding NACHT, LRR and PYD domains-containing protein 12-like → MEQDKVVESVKQKLKDHLQEKFTWINEGTSDSRSRLDSVYTKLYVTQQVQEFGSISHEILDHFNVPHLQSSFSQVNDQQINFLNIFKPGRIHVQQQPARDKTIQRVMMKGIAGIGKTFAVQSFAVNWAERKSNQHIDFIFVLPFRELNMLRDADYSLLQLLLHFYPEIKPLEGTQQLVHKQVLFIFDGLDESRFPLDFDGAVRISEIDERSTVDVLLTNLIQGNLLPRALLWVTSRPAAASQIPSKYIDQMTEVQGFTEQQKESYFRKRFRTANQAGEILSRLRGMISFYFMGHIPVFCWIIAEVFRKGLSNERSRSITTMTELYIYYLLIQTQRTRQKYAGKSSKKRSKQKKSQTQNSAMLLNLSKLAFEQLQKGNIIFYEDDLTESGIDVDEASVFCGFCSEILKEERGLYKKKMFSFVHLSFQEFLAALYMYHCILSDNLSTLKSFLGVDPTDLSFLDLQKKVVDKALQSEKGQFDLFLCFFLGFSLESNQTMLQSLLPQVKSSSDTTEEMKGYLKNFHVKDIPRERYMNLFLCKFELKEERFQDDIRMYLDSGAKLSTIDCAVLSTMMQISGEVLEELDLTNSVTPFIGTEKLVQQMKNCKKAVLKNDQLSKDCLDVLLSILQSADSCLTELSLVYFSNVSDGFPSDLFAGLEGPDCKLETLRLSGFSLDCRDCHRLVSVLRSHLSPLKALDLINCLCSYSEDYSGYYTNDVKTIGNCGDFSDESHLLTVIPSALIGPVCKLERFSMPGCFLKNNCWQVFASVLSSNSQLRELDLSCNDLKDVGVQLLSVGLGSLNCSLETLRLSCCGITEEGCVSLASALKSNPLPPERAGT